The following proteins are co-located in the Pyricularia oryzae 70-15 chromosome 1, whole genome shotgun sequence genome:
- a CDS encoding zeaxanthin epoxidase yields MTTKSSPASNDDAIVILGGGPAGMACALALIKVGFKVRVFERYDRARPAGNILNLWPPPIHALKCMGVDVEDLGAPCRASFRNASGHVRADVKLPQDVLDKYGGGFIGLLRRDLYVRMLEALPAGTVEFGRQVVAIEDLGHRVELTLQDGSVVATPLLVGADGIDSTVRRHLWGPAPKRPHNLIIIGGFTFTDAVRTELNECVIAHNPQVQGTYTTILSGGRRGHQWWLLQAWPESRPDPDKLKERALDGAAGFPHGPLRDLVAATPAENMQTWRIRDREPLARWSRGRITLAGDAAHATSPYAAYGAGMSICDGYFPAKLLRGTALDDTAAVAGALRQYDACRIPHTSEQVNLAYFLGRMFHQVPWPLTVARDLVLDWTGLLQREVGERSPGEIVKQLDEMGEGLESDGLESDGV; encoded by the coding sequence ATGACCACAAAATCATCGCCAGCCAGCAACGATGACGCAATCGTCATCCTGGGCGGAGGCCCCGCCGGCATGGCGTGCGCGCTGGCCCTGATCAAGGTGGGCTTCAAGGTGCGGGTGTTTGAGCGATACGACCGGGCGCGGCCGGCCGGCAACATCCTCAACCTGTGGCCGCCGCCCATCCACGCGCTAAAGTGCATGGGCGTGGACGTCGAGGACCTGGGCGCGCCGTGCCGGGCGTCCTTCCGCAACGCCAGCGGCCACGTCCGCGCCGACGTCAAGCTGCCGCAGGACGTGCTGGACAAGTACGGCGGCGGCTTCATAGGCCTGCTGCGCCGGGACCTGTACGTGCGCATGCTCGAGGCCCTGCCCGCGGGCACCGTGGAGTTTGGCCGGCAGGTCGTGGCCATCGAGGACCTGGGCCACCGCGTCGAGCTGACGCTGCAGGACGGCTCCGTGGTCGCGACGccgctgctggtcggcgccgacggcatCGACTCGACGGTGCGGCGGCACCTCTGGGGCCCCGCGCCCAAGCGCCCGCACAACCTCATCATCATCGGCGGCTTCACCTTCACCGACGCGGTGCGCACCGAGCTGAACGAGTGCGTCATCGCGCACAACCCGCAGGTCCAGGGCACCTACACAACCATCCTGAGCGGGGGCCGGCGGGGCCACCAGTGGTGGCTGCTGCAGGCCTGGCCCGAGAGCAGACCCGACCCGGACAAGCTCAAGGAGCGCGCcctcgacggcgccgccgggTTCCCCCACGGCCCGCTCCGGGACCTGGTGGCGGCCACCCCGGCCGAAAACATGCAGACGTGGCGGATCCGCGACCGCGAGCCGCTGGCGCGCTGGTCGCGGGGCCGCATCACGCTGGCCGGGGACGCGGCGCACGCCACGTCGCCGTACGCGGCCTACGGCGCCGGCATGTCCATCTGCGACGGCTACTTTCCGGCCAAGCTGCTGCGCGGGACGGCGCTGGACGacacggcggcggtggccggGGCGCTGCGCCAGTACGACGCCTGCAGGATCCCGCACACCTCGGAGCAGGTCAACCTCGCCTACTTCCTCGGCCGCATGTTCCACCAGGTGCCGTGGCCGCTGACGGTGGCGCGGGACCTGGTGCTGGACTGGACGGGTCTGCTGCAGAGGGAGGTGGGCGAGCGCAGCCCCGGGGAGATTGTCAAGCAGCTGGATGAGATGGGCGAGGGGCTTGAGAGCGACGGGCTTGAGAGCGACGGGGTTTGA